The nucleotide sequence ATCGGCAGCGAGGGGACGCTCGGCTTCGTGTCCGAGGCGACGTTTCGGACGGTGCCCCTCCCGCGCCGCACCGCCGTCCTGGTCCCCGTGTTCCCCGACCTGCAGGCGGCGGCACTGGCCGCGGTGGCGCTGGCCGACGAGAACTGCCAGGCGGTCGAGTTGATGGATGCCGCGACGCTGCGGGTCCTGCAGCATCAGCCCGGCAGCCCCGACGAGTTCCGCGACGCCGAGGTGACGACGCAGGCGGCGCTGATCGTCGAGCTGCACGACGAGGACGACACGGCCCTGACGCTCCGGCTCAACGCCGTGGCGGCAAGGCTGCGTGCGCTCGGGATCCTCGGCGAGCTGCTGATCACCACCGACGAGGCCACCCGCCGGGAGCTCCTGACGCTCCGCCGGTCGCTGTACGCGCTGGTCGCGGGCGTCCGCCCGTCGGGCGCGACGACTCTCCTCGAGGACATCTGCGTGCCCCTGGACCAGCTGCCCGGCATGCTCGCCGACCTCGACGATATGTTCGACCGGCACGGCTACGGCGTGATGAACGTGCCGCTGTTCGCACACGCGAAGGACGGCAACGTCCACTTCCTCCTCAGCGAGCGGTTCGACGACGCGACCGGCCTCAAGCGGTACCGCAAGTTCACCCGCGAGATGGTCCGCAGGGTGCTGCAGCGCGGCGGCGCGCTGAAGGCGGAGCACGGCACCGGCCGCGCGATGGCCCCGTTCGTGCACCAGCAGTACGGAGACGAGCTGTTCGAGGTGATGCGCGCCATCAAACACCTCTTCGACCCGATGGGCATCCTGAACCCCGGCGTCATCATCACCGACGACCCCGACGAGCACCTGCGCCACCTCAAGCTCATGCCGCCGATCGAGGAGTCCGTCGACGGGTGCATCGAATGCGGCTTCTGCGAGTCGAGCTGCCCGTCGCGCGACCTGACGCTGACCCCACGCCAGCGGATCGTGCTGCGTCGCGAGATCGCCGCCCGCGGGGACGACGCTGAGCTGCTGGCGCGCGTCGATCAGGAGTACCAGTACGAGGCGATCGACACGTGCGCCGTCGACTCCATGTGCGCGCTGGCCTGCCCGCTCGGCATCGACACCGGGGCCCTCGTCCGCCGGCAGCGCGCCGACGCCGCCACGCCCACCGAGCGGACTTCCTGGAAGAACGCCGCCCGCTCGTGGGGCCTGCTCACGCGGCTCGGGTCCGCCGCCCTCACCGTCGCGAAGACGGCGCCGCCGCTGGCCAGGGCGGCGACGGGCATCGGGCGACGTGCGCTCGGTACCGAGACGGTCCCGGACTACGCGGCGTCGCTGCCGCGGGGGTCGGGGCTGAAACGCCGCCCGCGCCGTCGCAGCTACACGACGCCGGGTGTGGCGGCCTACTTCCCGTCCTGCCTGCAATCGATGCTCGGATCCTCCTCCGACGAGGGCGTCTTCGCCGCCTTCCGGGAGCTCTGCCTCCGCGCGGGCGTGCGCGTCACGCTCCTCGACGCGGCAGACCTGTGCTGCGGAGCGCCGTGGCAGGCCAAGGGCATGGACGAGGGCTATGCCATGATGCGCGACCGGGTCCGCGCGGCGGTCGACCTGCCTCCCGGCATCCCGATCGTGACCGACGCCTCCAGCTGCACCCAGTCCCTGCGACGCATGGCCGAGGACTGGGACGTCGAGGTGCGCGACGTCGTGCAGTTCGCCGTCGCCGAGTTGCTGCCCCGGCTGTCGGTGATCTCGCCCATCGCATCGCTGGCCGTGCACCCCACGTGCTCATCGACGCGCGCGGGCATGAACGACGACCTCATGAAGGTGGCGCGCTTCATCAGCGACGACGTGCATGTCCCCGACAGCTGGGCCTGCTGCGGCTTCGCGGGCGACCGTGGCCTGCTGCACCCCGAGCTGACGCGGTCCGCGACCCGCGAGATGGCCGCAGAGCTGGGCCGCCGCGAGTACGCGACCTACGCGTCGCTCAACCGGACGTGCGAGATCGGCATGTCGCAGGCGACGGGCCGGACGTACCTGCACATCCTGGAGCTCCTCGCCCGCGCGACGCGCCCGACGCAGGACGCGCCGGCCAGGGGCAGACTCAGCTGGCGCTGACGACGTCGGCGACCAGCTGGTCCGCACGGATGTCGTCGACCGACGGCGAGAAGCCGAGTCGGACGACGACCAGATCCTCGCTCGGCACGACGTAGACCCGCTGCCCGTCGTGGCCGCTGGCCCAGTACGCGTCGGCGGGCAGCTCCGGATTCATCAGGGCGCCGTCCGGCAGCTCATTGACCCACC is from Tessaracoccus palaemonis and encodes:
- a CDS encoding FAD-binding and (Fe-S)-binding domain-containing protein, which translates into the protein MSSVTTVMSEEAASAPITRDSRAITRLAMAHDASHFLLTPKEVITPTRIEDVAFLMSEAARTRRPMTFRSGGTSLSGQAVTDKTLVDTRRWFRDIEVLDEGRRVRAGVGATLSAVNARLAPYGRRLGPDPTSAIACTIGGIIANNSSGVLCGTTQNSYHTLESMVFALPSGRVVDTADPAADMTLRLEETHLVGGLHMLRKRLRTNPDSIAQVNHFFGMKNTMGYGINALMDFHRPVDIISHLLIGSEGTLGFVSEATFRTVPLPRRTAVLVPVFPDLQAAALAAVALADENCQAVELMDAATLRVLQHQPGSPDEFRDAEVTTQAALIVELHDEDDTALTLRLNAVAARLRALGILGELLITTDEATRRELLTLRRSLYALVAGVRPSGATTLLEDICVPLDQLPGMLADLDDMFDRHGYGVMNVPLFAHAKDGNVHFLLSERFDDATGLKRYRKFTREMVRRVLQRGGALKAEHGTGRAMAPFVHQQYGDELFEVMRAIKHLFDPMGILNPGVIITDDPDEHLRHLKLMPPIEESVDGCIECGFCESSCPSRDLTLTPRQRIVLRREIAARGDDAELLARVDQEYQYEAIDTCAVDSMCALACPLGIDTGALVRRQRADAATPTERTSWKNAARSWGLLTRLGSAALTVAKTAPPLARAATGIGRRALGTETVPDYAASLPRGSGLKRRPRRRSYTTPGVAAYFPSCLQSMLGSSSDEGVFAAFRELCLRAGVRVTLLDAADLCCGAPWQAKGMDEGYAMMRDRVRAAVDLPPGIPIVTDASSCTQSLRRMAEDWDVEVRDVVQFAVAELLPRLSVISPIASLAVHPTCSSTRAGMNDDLMKVARFISDDVHVPDSWACCGFAGDRGLLHPELTRSATREMAAELGRREYATYASLNRTCEIGMSQATGRTYLHILELLARATRPTQDAPARGRLSWR